The Tessaracoccus timonensis sequence GGCTTTGCGCATGGCCAGACCGGGCAGGTAGGCGACCTCGCAGCCAGCGTCACGGGCGACTGCGACCGGGAGCGCGCCGATTGTGTTGGGTTGATCGACCACCAGCAGTACTCGGCCGTGGTCGAGTAGCGTGGTGAACAGTGCGCGGAGTTTGGTCTCGTCTTGTGGGAGGGGTTTGTCGAAGATCTTCTTCCCGGTGGGATCGAGCGCGCAGGCGTGGTGCTCGGTCTTGCCGACGTCCAGGCCAATGGTGATTGCAAATGGTGTCTTGCATGGTGGCTCTCCTCGATGAGAGTTTCTGGCTGGTCGCAGTCGTGACACCCACTGCCGGCACCCACGTTACGGTGAGACCTCAGCAATGCTGGGCCGTGTCCCTATCAGCGGTGGGCGAGTGTCTCTCGGTCGGGTGGCAACACCCCCCGGACCATCAATGGCAGGGCGAGACAGCCATGCCCGACCGAGCGACCAGATCCCCGACGTTCGAGGACTCTTCCAAGGTAACGGGCTATCTCGGTGGTTGAGTAGCGCTGCCGCGTGCTCGACGCCATAGCTATCCCGGTGGTTGAGTAGCGCCGTAGGCGCGTATCGAAACCACGACATATAGATCATGTCCGTGGCCCGTCCACCCCACCACGAGGGTACTGATTGCACACACTCCCAGCAGGTGGTCTACTTGGGTGCATGCTCAATGCTTTGCGGATCCGTCGGCTCTCTGTCGACGATGCGACCGCGATGGCGGAAGTGCTGAGCGCAGCATCGCTCTATGAGTTTATTGGCGGCTCGCCACCATCGGCAGCGGAGCTCGCAAGGCGCTATGCGGTACAGGTTGTCGGCGTTTCGCCGGATGGGCAGGAACAGTGGATCAATGAGGTGGTCGTTCTTGACCCTTATGACCGGCCTATCGGCTACGTGCAGGCGACCATTCCCAGCGCTGGTGGTCCGGCGGAGATTGCCTGGGTGATCGGTGAAGCATGGCAAGGACGCGGGTACGCCACCCGAGCGGCACAGCTCCTCGTGGAGCTCCTGGTTGGACGAGGCGTGACCGAGCTGGTTGCTCACATCCACCCCGATAACGTTGCCTCGCAAAAGATCGCACAACGACTGGGGTTACAACCGACGAATCTCATCGTTGACGGTGAGACCCGCTGGGAAGGACCTTGCGGGTGAGTGCTCAGTGAGGCCTTCCAAAACATAGATCAAGTTCGTGGCTCGTCTACCCACCACGAACCTGATCTATCTTCGCCCCGGGCGTACTCTTGCGGGTATGACGCTCAAAGACTCAGACCAAGTGAAGACCGCCCCGCTCGTCGCCCTCGGGCTGTGCGGCGGGTTCGCGGTAGCACGCGAATCGGGTATTCGTGTGCTTGGAGGCGCGGTGCTCGCCGGCGCCGGGCTGTACGCGGGCCGCACCTGGCTGCGCAAAGGGGGAGTGGGGAAGACCGCGCTGCTGACCGCGCTCTACATGGGCGGGTTCGGCTACTCCCACAAGCTCGCCAAGAAGATTGGTGCCTGGCCCTCCGTGCTTGCTGTCACCGCCGTCGCAGCAGGCGCAGCACACTGCCTCATGGATGAGGAGTAACGGCGCCGTTTCCGGTGGTTGAGTAGCGCCGCAGGCGCGTATCGAAACCACGTCGCTGCGTCTCGATACAGCGGCTACGCCGCCTACTCGACGACCAGAGCAGCTTCGCTGCATCACCCAGCCAGGGCCTGCTTTACCTTTGCTGCGACGGTGGCACCCTCGGCGCGACCGCTCACCTTCGCATTCACGGCCTTCATGATCTGGCCCATCTGCTTCATCGTGGGCTTCTCGCCCGACGCGTCGGCAGCCGCCTGCACCTCGTCGGCGATGATCTGGTCGAGTTCCCCGTCGGTGAGCATGGCAGGGAGGTACTTGGAGAGCACCTCGGCCTCCGCAGTTTCAGCCTCCGCCAACTCGGGGCGACCACCGTCGATGTACGCTTGCGCGGAATCCTTCCGGGCGCGCACCTCGCGCTGCAGCACCGCAACCTCTTCATCCTCGGTGAGTTCGCGGGCGACGTCGCCAGCAACCTTCTCCTTCTTCAGCGCGGCAATGGCCATGCGCAGCGTGGTGGTGAGGGTCTTGTCTTTGGCTCGCATGGCGGCAACCATGTCGTCGTGGATCTGCTTCTCGAGGCTCATCTATGGCTCCTAATTACTAGTACGGCCTTCATTTTTCCACACCCCAACAAGCGCGACGTCGCCAACATAGGGCATAGTCACCTGCGTGAATAGGAACCCGACGCCACGAACACTGCGTATCCTCGAGTCCCTTCTGTTGGGTTCGCTCACATTCGGGTTGTTCTTCGGCGCCGGCAACCTAATTTTTCCTGTGTCGCTCGGGCTGCAGGCTGGCAACAATGGGGTTCCCGCTGCGCTCGGCTTCCTCGTCGCGGCGGTGGGCATCCCTGTCCTCGGCGTCATTGCGACGGCCACCGCAGGCACCCGCAGTTTGCCCGAGCTGGCATCACGGGTGCACCCCGTGTTCGCGATGGTGTTTACCTGCGCGCTCTACCTCACGATCGGCCCGTTCTTTGCGATACCCCGCACCGCCACCGTGTCGTACGAGATCGCCTTCGGCAACTCAGAAGGCACGGGAAATGCGCTCGCGCTCGCGGTGTTCAGTGCGGTCTTTTTCATACTCGTACTCGTCGCTGCCCTTCGCCCCGGGCGCATCCTCGACATCGTCGGCAAATTCCTCACACCCATCTTCCTCGCGCTCCTCGGCGTGCTCCTCGTCGCCGCCTTCCTTGCCCCGGCAGCCCCAGCGCCGGACCCCGTCGGGGCTTATGCCTCGCACGCGGCTGCGCGTGGCATCCTCGATGGCTACAACACGATGGACGGGCTCGCATCCCTCGCGTTCGCCATCATCGTGATCGATTCCGCGCGCAAGCTCGGTGTCACGGGCAAGGGGCGCATCGCAACAGAGGTATGCAAGGCAGGTGCAGTTGCCGCTGTCGCGATGGGCGCGATCTACCTCGCACTCGCGGTGCTGGGCTCGCGCATGACTGAGCTGGTGGCCCGCGACACCAACGGGGCGGTCGCACTGGCGACGATGTCACGCTGGTTGTTCGGCAGCACGGGGCATGTTCTCGCCGCGCTGATTATGTTCGTCGCGTGTTTGAAGACCGCGATCGGCCTCATCGTCGCTAGCGCTGAAACCTTCTCGCTCATGTTTCCCCAGCTCGGGAGCCAGCGACGGTGGGCCATCGGCTTCACACTGTGGTCGCTCATCATGGCGAATCTCGGCCTCGACACCATCATCCATGCAGCCGTGCCAGTGCTCCAGGTGCTCTATCCCATGGCCATCATGCTCATCGTGCTCGGCTTGCTGGACCGTTTCGTCGCGGGTCAGGCAGCCATCCACTGGCTGCCAGTCCTCTTCGCGGGCTTGGCATCACTCGCGACGGTGCTCGTCACCGCTGGCTGGTTGCCCAGCGGCGCGTGGACGCGCCTGCTTCCCGGGTTCGACTTGGGGTTTGGGTGGGTGCTCCCCGCGACGGTGGGGTTCCTCGTCGGGGGAGTGGTCAGCGTTTGGCGACGCTCCCCAAGCTCGCGATCCACACGCTGACGCAGAACGTCGCGGCTGCCAACGCGGCGTACCAGGCCTTTACCGTGAGGTCAGCACCGTGCGCGACGACGGTGAGCCCCATCGCCACCTCACACACCACCAACACCGCCAGCACGGCACCAAACACGCGAGTATCGCTGCGGCGCAGGCCTTGCACCGCCACCAGCGCAGTAAGAACTGCGGCAACCCCGCCCAGCACCAGACGCACCCACTGCCAGGCCACGTTGCCGTCGGCCTCGATGATGCGCCACACCGGCCAACTCATGCACCGGGTGAGCGAACCGGAACCCGCCACCAACACGCTGCAGATGTGAAACGCGAACAGTGCCCCAACGGCACCCCAGGCCAGGCGTCCAGTAGCGCCTGGCCGCCACCGTCGGGGATACCGCAGTACGCACACAGCAGCCACGGTGATCGCGACGAGCGCGATAAGGCTGGCCCCGAGATCGAAGGCAGCCCAAGCTTTCGAGATGCCAACCTTCACCGTCAGCATCCCCAGCACACCAGCGATCATGGCGCCGACGAACGCCACCCACGGCAGCACTCTGACCAGCGGATCTTTCACGCGGAGCCCGACGATCGCCGCGGTCAGCAGGAGTGGGCCGCAGCTGACGGCGACCACTCGGTGCACGAACTCCAGGATGGGGTTGAGCTGCGCTTCCGGCGCGATCTGGCCGACGTAGCAGCCCGGCCAGTTCGGGCACGCAGCGCTGGAGTCCGTCGCGCACACCACCGAACCCAAGGCCACCGCGGCGAAGGTGACGATCGCGGCAGCGACGAACACCGCCCTCGTCACAGCTCCCGGCACCGCACCCTGCTCCACTTGGCCTACCTCCTGCTCGTCATGCTGTTCCCCCGACATGCTAGGAAGCCCCTCGATGACTGTTGCAGCCGGGTCGCCACAAGCACGCCCGCGGCCATCGCCAGGAATTGTCAGAGGCAGTTGTTAGGCTTCCAAGCAATCGATATAGCTCTGCGAGGAGGCGGCCCGTGAAGTTCATCGCAACAGGCGATTGGCAGCTCGGCATGACCGCGCATTATCTCGACGAACAGGCACGCCCACGCTACCTGGAGGCCCGGTTCGAGGCTGTGCGGCACATCGGGGCGTTGGCTGACGAACACGGGGCTGAATTCGTCGTCGTATGCGGCGACGTGTTCGAATCCAACCAACTCGATCGACGAGTGCTGGCGCAGGCGTTTGAAGCCATGCGCGCCATCGCTGTTCCCCTGGTGCTGGTTCCCGGCAACCATGATCCACTTGATGCTTCCTCCATCTATAACTCGCAGGCGTTCCAACAGCGTTGTCCCAGTCACGTTCACGTCCTTCGCAGCGGCGAGCCGTTCGCGGTGCGCGAGGGCGTCGAAGTTGTGGGAGCGCCCTGGAAGTCCAAACGCCCGCTCACAGATCTCCTGGGCGAGGCTATCGACGGCCTCGAGCTACCGTCGGGCAGCGTTGTCCGCGTGCTCGCCGGACACGGGGCAGCGTCAACCCTCAACCCAGACCCGGACGAGCCCTCCACCTTCGACGTCCCACGGCTCACTCAGGCGCTGGACGACGGCCTGATCCACTTCGTCGCGGTAGGCGACAAGCACTCCACCACCCAAGTGGCCGACGGCATTTGGTACCCCGGCACACCCGAGGTCACGAGCCGACGCGAGCCAGATCCGGGCAACGTGCTGCTGGTCGAGGTGCAGCCAGACGGAATCAACGTTGAGACGTTGCACGTCGGGCAGTGGCAGTTTCTCGTTGTGGAAGCCACCCTCGGCTCCGGCGCCGACGTGGAGGCCCTCACCCGACGCCTGGAGCGCGTCGCGCACAAGTCCCGCACTGCGGTGTGGCTACGGCTGTCCGGTTCCATCACAACGGTGCAGCATGCACAGCTCGAAGCGGCACTCGACGATCTCGCGTATCTTTTTGCAAAACTCAGTATCTGGGAACGTCACAACGACCTAGCGGTGATTCCTGACGATGCCGACTTCTCCGACCTCGGCCTCACCGGGTTTGCCGACGACGCGCTGCAGGAACTCATCCAACGTGCGTCCAGCGACGACGATGACGACGCGGGGGCAGCACACGACGCCCTCAGCTTGCTGTACCGCTTCGCAGGAGGTGCGCGATGAAGCTGCATGCCATCACGCTGCGCAACTACCGAGGCATCGTCGAGCGCACCATCGAGTTCGACGAGCACATCACCGTCGTCGCTGGCCCGAATGAGGTGGGAAAGTCGTCGGTGGCGGAGGCGCTTCGCCTGCTTCGTACGGAACTGGATAGCACGAAGAAGAGCGCCGTCAAGGAAGTACAAACCGTCGGGCTCGATGCAGGCCCCGAGGCAGAAGTCGATGTGAGCACGGGGAAGTATCGCCTGACGTACCGCAAGCGCTGGCTGAAGAAGCCCCTCACGGAACTTCACGTCATCGAGCCCAAACCGGAACAGCTCTCGGGCAGGGAAGCACACGAGCGCTACCTCGCCATTCTCAACGAGACCACCGACGTGGCTCTGCTCGACGCATTGGAGAGCCGCCAAGGAGAATCCCTGCGCCAGCCGCAGCTCGTCAATTTGCGATCGTTGCAGAGCGCGCTCGGAGACGAGAGCCCGTCGGAGAGCGACGACCTGCTGCTCCGCCGTATCGACGAGGAGTTCTTGCGCTATTTCACCCCGACGGGGAAGCCAACAGGCAGTTATGCCGCTGCCGAGGCACGCGTTGAAGAGGCGCAGGAAGCGCTCGATGCAGCTCAGTCGGCGAGCACCCACATGCAGCAGCTCACCGATGAACACGCATTGGTGGCTGAGCGCATCACCGACCTGACGAAGCAGCAAACCCACAGCGCAGAAGAGGTCGCCACTTTCCAGCAACAAGCCGATGCCGCCGAGGCAGCGGAGGATGCACTGCGCTCAGCAGCGTCGAAGCTCACCTCAGCGCAATCAGCCTTGCAGCATGTACTTGATGCTCAATCCAGTCGACGGCTCAGCGTCCAGCGGCTGACCGAGGATGAGCATGAGTTGCAAGCACAGCGTGTGCATCTCGCGCAACTGTTGGAAGAACGCGATGCGGCTGTGCAGGCGCATGCCGAGGCCGAAGCGGAACTCAACGCCCTGCAACGGCACCTCGACGAGGCCCGGGCTGATCAAGAGCAGGCCGAGCAGCGCCTGCTCCAAGCCCGCAGCATCGCTCAGTATGAGCTCCTCACCAAGCGCCTCGCTGAAGTACGTGAAGCCGACGCCATCCGCACACGGGCTGCGGCTGTACTCGATGCCAACCACATCGATGACGCGGCCGTCGTTCGCCTCGTCACGCTGCAGGCCAACCTCGACGCCGCCACAGCAGCCAGCGAGGCTGCAGCCGCGCTCGTTACCGTCGACGTGCATGGGCAACAGCCAGTGCACCTCGACGACGAAGCCTTAGAGCAGAGCGCACACATCGTGCGCCCGGTGCTCGAACCCGTACGAATACACGTCGACGATGTGCTCACCGTGGAGGTCCGGCCGGGGAAATCTCCCGACGAGGAGCGCACCCGCCTCGCAGAAGCCACCGCCGCGTTGCATCGGGCGTTCGACGAACTCTCCGTCGCGACAATCGATGATGCGAAGGCTGCTGCAGCCGTCCGCCACGACGCGTCGTTGGCATTGGAGCGCGCATCGGTTGCGTTGGAGCACCTTCTCGACGGCACAATGATCGCCGATCTCGAACACGAGGTAGCGGCGCTGCAGGCCACAGTGGGGGAGGAGCCAGCCCCTGAAGCACCCATCCCGGAGCTCGAAGATGCCTACGTCCGTGCCGGGCAGCGTCGCGACGAAGCCCAACAGCAACGAGATTCCTCCGCTGCTGCGCTCACCGCGCTCGAAGCTTCGGCACACGCTGCGGCGTTGGCCTA is a genomic window containing:
- a CDS encoding GNAT family N-acetyltransferase gives rise to the protein MLNALRIRRLSVDDATAMAEVLSAASLYEFIGGSPPSAAELARRYAVQVVGVSPDGQEQWINEVVVLDPYDRPIGYVQATIPSAGGPAEIAWVIGEAWQGRGYATRAAQLLVELLVGRGVTELVAHIHPDNVASQKIAQRLGLQPTNLIVDGETRWEGPCG
- a CDS encoding GatB/YqeY domain-containing protein, with product MSLEKQIHDDMVAAMRAKDKTLTTTLRMAIAALKKEKVAGDVARELTEDEEVAVLQREVRARKDSAQAYIDGGRPELAEAETAEAEVLSKYLPAMLTDGELDQIIADEVQAAADASGEKPTMKQMGQIMKAVNAKVSGRAEGATVAAKVKQALAG
- the brnQ gene encoding branched-chain amino acid transport system II carrier protein; this encodes MNRNPTPRTLRILESLLLGSLTFGLFFGAGNLIFPVSLGLQAGNNGVPAALGFLVAAVGIPVLGVIATATAGTRSLPELASRVHPVFAMVFTCALYLTIGPFFAIPRTATVSYEIAFGNSEGTGNALALAVFSAVFFILVLVAALRPGRILDIVGKFLTPIFLALLGVLLVAAFLAPAAPAPDPVGAYASHAAARGILDGYNTMDGLASLAFAIIVIDSARKLGVTGKGRIATEVCKAGAVAAVAMGAIYLALAVLGSRMTELVARDTNGAVALATMSRWLFGSTGHVLAALIMFVACLKTAIGLIVASAETFSLMFPQLGSQRRWAIGFTLWSLIMANLGLDTIIHAAVPVLQVLYPMAIMLIVLGLLDRFVAGQAAIHWLPVLFAGLASLATVLVTAGWLPSGAWTRLLPGFDLGFGWVLPATVGFLVGGVVSVWRRSPSSRSTR
- a CDS encoding heme A synthase encodes the protein MSGEQHDEQEVGQVEQGAVPGAVTRAVFVAAAIVTFAAVALGSVVCATDSSAACPNWPGCYVGQIAPEAQLNPILEFVHRVVAVSCGPLLLTAAIVGLRVKDPLVRVLPWVAFVGAMIAGVLGMLTVKVGISKAWAAFDLGASLIALVAITVAAVCVLRYPRRWRPGATGRLAWGAVGALFAFHICSVLVAGSGSLTRCMSWPVWRIIEADGNVAWQWVRLVLGGVAAVLTALVAVQGLRRSDTRVFGAVLAVLVVCEVAMGLTVVAHGADLTVKAWYAALAAATFCVSVWIASLGSVAKR
- a CDS encoding metallophosphoesterase, with the translated sequence MKFIATGDWQLGMTAHYLDEQARPRYLEARFEAVRHIGALADEHGAEFVVVCGDVFESNQLDRRVLAQAFEAMRAIAVPLVLVPGNHDPLDASSIYNSQAFQQRCPSHVHVLRSGEPFAVREGVEVVGAPWKSKRPLTDLLGEAIDGLELPSGSVVRVLAGHGAASTLNPDPDEPSTFDVPRLTQALDDGLIHFVAVGDKHSTTQVADGIWYPGTPEVTSRREPDPGNVLLVEVQPDGINVETLHVGQWQFLVVEATLGSGADVEALTRRLERVAHKSRTAVWLRLSGSITTVQHAQLEAALDDLAYLFAKLSIWERHNDLAVIPDDADFSDLGLTGFADDALQELIQRASSDDDDDAGAAHDALSLLYRFAGGAR
- a CDS encoding AAA family ATPase; this translates as MKLHAITLRNYRGIVERTIEFDEHITVVAGPNEVGKSSVAEALRLLRTELDSTKKSAVKEVQTVGLDAGPEAEVDVSTGKYRLTYRKRWLKKPLTELHVIEPKPEQLSGREAHERYLAILNETTDVALLDALESRQGESLRQPQLVNLRSLQSALGDESPSESDDLLLRRIDEEFLRYFTPTGKPTGSYAAAEARVEEAQEALDAAQSASTHMQQLTDEHALVAERITDLTKQQTHSAEEVATFQQQADAAEAAEDALRSAASKLTSAQSALQHVLDAQSSRRLSVQRLTEDEHELQAQRVHLAQLLEERDAAVQAHAEAEAELNALQRHLDEARADQEQAEQRLLQARSIAQYELLTKRLAEVREADAIRTRAAAVLDANHIDDAAVVRLVTLQANLDAATAASEAAAALVTVDVHGQQPVHLDDEALEQSAHIVRPVLEPVRIHVDDVLTVEVRPGKSPDEERTRLAEATAALHRAFDELSVATIDDAKAAAAVRHDASLALERASVALEHLLDGTMIADLEHEVAALQATVGEEPAPEAPIPELEDAYVRAGQRRDEAQQQRDSSAAALTALEASAHAAALAYEKAVSAVESRQATFELLQQRLAQDRVAKADAALDEEATQAQAAVAEATAARDAAQQEFDAADVDTVRMWLANAEGNHASASEQLNDAKSRLTELGALIDDRARLGLFDALVEARAELEAAVDEHARLRRAASAVKLLREVWLRHRSAAQERYVEPFKERLESLARVVFGKDVQVEIDPELNIVSRTLDGRTVAFHQLSGGAQEQLALLGRLTCAHLVAPDEGAPLIIDDALGFSDPQRLRALGLALGQVGQHAQIILMTCQPDRYQQVGKARRVELTSIT